A portion of the Musa acuminata AAA Group cultivar baxijiao chromosome BXJ1-1, Cavendish_Baxijiao_AAA, whole genome shotgun sequence genome contains these proteins:
- the LOC103973333 gene encoding uncharacterized protein LOC103973333, with amino-acid sequence MQPASLLHILLLISHLASAVPVDLHSHGCFWTESCQSKWVGGCSAGLVVVDRSDNCNGLCGESKFPPCLPFHTHFHCCKPESPRLTNKCTICKNKLDFGDEYICCTDCSDPYLIEKNRKLGYCKTGAVLAVQLKPQEVFKWVAGPWMKCSSPCDGGVRYRDVGCYGSTDDPSIKHYPVDDSRCSDQEMPLRQEPCNLQSCGDLSISESSDKPSGMSGWLVALLVILGLVAVGGVGFAGYICYKRRTSAPSGFVYIMLEGYS; translated from the exons ATGCAGCCCGCTTCGCTCCTCCACATCCTCCTCCTGATCTCTCACCTTGCTTCGGCGGTCCCGGTCGATCTCCACTCCCACG GGTGCTTCTGGACTGAATCATGTCAAAGCAAATGGGTGGGTGGATGCAGTGCAGGGCTTGTGGTTGTTGATCGGTCAGATAATTGCAATGGTCTCTGTGGAGAATCGAAATTTCCACCATGCCTTCCCTTTCATACACATTTTCATTGTTGTAAACCAG AGAGCCCAAGGTTAACCAACAAGTGCACAATATGCAAGAACAAGTTAGACTTTGGTGACGAGTACATATGTTGCACTGACTGCTCAGATCCTTACCTCATAGAAAAGAATAGAAAATTGGGCTACTGTAAGACTGGTGCAGTGCTGGCAGTGCAACTAAAGCCACAAG AAGTTTTCAAGTGGGTTGCTGGGCCATGGATGAAGTGTTCTTCTCCCTGTGATGGTGGAGTTCGTTATAGAGATGTTGGTTGCTACGGAAGCACTGATGATCCATCCATCAAGCACTACCCTGTGGATGACAGTAGGTGTTCAGATCAAGAAATG CCCCTTAGGCAGGAGCCTTGTAATCTGCAAAGCTGTGGAGATTTGAGCATCAGTGAATCAAGTGACAAGCCAAGCGGGATGTCTGGGTGGTTGGTTGCTTTGCTTGTTATTCTTGGGCTCGTGGCTGTCGGTGGGGTTGGTTTTGCAGGCTACATTTGTTACAAGAG GAGAACCTCGGCACCAAGTGGCTTTGTGTATATTATGCTGGAAGGGTATtcttga
- the LOC103973332 gene encoding pentatricopeptide repeat-containing protein At3g22690-like, translating to MRHLCFEPKRFPATYEPWISRDHRSIILLLLQSCSSKQQLAQIHARMIRTRLVQDTFAVSRIIALLTSPSALFGTVYARRVFDQILHPNLFMWNSMIRGYTHQRAPRDALSTFKLLLACGGSSPDTYTYAATARACAQLNNLPTGSAVHGLVMKCGFDSDMFVTSGIINFYNGCGKVDVARQMFDEMPHKDVVSWTSMISGYLQLNQLDEGFRLFDEMRKVGVEPNKVTVMSLLSACGQSRALERGRRLHSRILEHGWESDLAVGNSVVSMYAKCGDTINAMDAFEKMPARNTATWNALMGGFVRSGHCREALSLFQEMTCSYTRPDEITMATALSACAQLGDLQQGKLVHAFMEEDKMITCDVFLGNALINMYAKSGDLAEAEAIFHNMLVRDVFSWTALISGYVQGNCYKKALSHFEEMRLSRVKANEVTLVSLLSACSQLGALDWGRRIHAYIEENEVRKDTCLQNALVDMYAKCGCIDIALQIFHEMRCKDAHTWNAMIGGLAANGRGREAIGLFDQMHELRDVRPDDVTLMAVIGACGHSGLVKEGLAYFNLMARSYGIVPGVEHYGCLVDLLGRAGFIEEAIDLIEKMPMTANNLIWGSLLAACRIHGKMELAERAARNLMMLAPNDEGAHVLVSNLYAEARRWDDVGQVRSLMGCKGIAKSPGCSTIEVDGVVHEFVAGDRSIRQNEFACLVLDSLVLQTKLIAGGSCGYT from the coding sequence ATGCGCCATCTCTGCTTCGAACCCAAGCGATTTCCCGCAACCTACGAGCCATGGATCTCTCGAGACCATCGAAGCATCATCCTGCTCCTCCTCCAGAGCTGCTCCTCGAAGCAGCAGCTCGCTCAAATCCACGCCCGAATGATCCGCACTCGCCTCGTACAAGACACCTTCGCCGTCAGCCGAATCATTGCGCTCCTCACGTCTCCCTCTGCCCTCTTCGGCACGGTCTACGCCCGTCGCGTGTTCGACCAGATTCTCCATCCTAATCTCTTCATGTGGAACTCCATGATCAGGGGTTACACGCATCAGCGTGCTCCCAGGGATGCGCTGTCCACTTTCAAGTTGCTGCTGGCTTGCGGAGGCTCCTCGCCCGACACCTACACCTATGCTGCCACAGCGAGAGCCTGTGCGCAGCTCAACAATCTTCCCACCGGAAGCGCGGTGCACGGGCTGGTCATGAAATGCGGCTTCGATTCGGACATGTTCGTAACGTCGGGAATCATCAACTTCTATAACGGCTGCGGAAAGGTTGATGTCGCGAGGCAGATGTTCGATGAAATGCCGCACAAGGACGTGGTGTCGTGGACGTCGATGATCTCTGGTTACCTGCAACTGAATCAGCTGGATGAAGGTTTCCGGTTGTTTGATGAGATGAGAAAGGTCGGCGTCGAGCCGAACAAGGTCACCGTAATGAGCCTGCTCTCGGCGTGCGGCCAGTCGCGAGCCCTCGAGAGGGGTCGTCGGCTTCACTCGAGAATCTTGGAGCACGGATGGGAGAGTGACTTGGCTGTCGGCAACTCCGTGGTGAGCATGTATGCAAAGTGCGGAGACACGATAAATGCCATGGATGCATTCGAGAAAATGCCCGCTAGAAATACCGCAACATGGAATGCCCTGATGGGCGGCTTCGTCCGGAGTGGACATTGCAGAGAAGCTTTGAGTCTGTTCCAAGAGATGACGTGCAGCTACACGAGGCCTGATGAGATAACAATGGCTACTGCGTTGTCAGCATGTGCTCAGCTGGGGGATCTGCAGCAGGGGAAACTTGTTCATGCTTTCATGGAGGAGGACAAGATGATTACCTGTGACGTCTTTCTTGGAAATGCCTTGATCAACATGTATGCCAAGAGTGGAGACCTGGCTGAGGCCGAGGCCATCTTCCATAACATGCTTGTGCGGGATGTATTCTCGTGGACAGCTCTGATATCTGGTTACGTGCAAGGAAACTGCTACAAAAAAGCTTTGAGCCATTTCGAAGAGATGCGGCTTTCACGAGTAAAAGCAAATGAGGTCACATTGGTCAGTCTGTTGTCTGCTTGTTCGCAGCTTGGAGCTCTGGACTGGGGCAGACGCATTCATGCTTATATCGAGGAAAATGAGGTAAGGAAGGATACTTGTCTGCAGAATGCACTCGTGGATATGTACGCCAAATGTGGCTGCATTGACATTGCATTGCAAATATTTCACGAAATGCGCTGCAAAGATGCCCACACATGGAATGCAATGATTGGGGGTCTCGCGGCTAATGGACGTGGAAGAGAAGCTATAGGCCTCTTCGATCAAATGCATGAACTCAGAGATGTGAGACCTGACGACGTAACTCTCATGGCTGTTATTGGTGCATGTGGGCATTCAGGGTTGGTGAAGGAGGGGCTTGCCTATTTCAATTTAATGGCTCGGTCATATGGTATTGTTCCTGGAGTCGAACACTATGGGTGCTTGGTAGACTTACTTGGCAGAGCCGGGTTCATAGAGGAAGCGATTGATCTCATCGAGAAGATGCCTATGACAGCAAACAATCTGATATGGGGTTCGCTTCTTGCGGCTTGTAGGATCCATGGGAAGATGGAGCTGGCTGAGAGGGCTGCACGAAATTTAATGATGTTAGCACCTAATGATGAAGGGGCACATGTGCTTGTTTCGAACTTGTATGCGGAAGCTCGTAGATGGGATGATGTGGGACAGGTGAGAAGTCTCATGGGATGCAAGGGAATAGCCAAGTCCCCCGGGTGCAGTACCATCGAGGTGGATGGAGTCGTTCATGAGTTCGTTGCAGGGGATAGATCAATACGGCAGAATGAGTTTGCTTGTTTGGTTCTTGATAGCCTCGTGCTCCAGACAAAGCTGATTGCTGGAGGATCATGTGGCTATACTTGA